A stretch of the Euleptes europaea isolate rEulEur1 chromosome 14, rEulEur1.hap1, whole genome shotgun sequence genome encodes the following:
- the TREH gene encoding trehalase, with protein sequence MPFPAWWVLLGICIGVPGQQAVAGSFPPPCDSQIYCTGELLRQVQMKKLFTDDKHFVDLPLRASQEMVLQDFQQLVNATPGGALSKQQLEEFVKTHFLPHGQEFEPWEPSDWTRSPELLGLISDQRLRSWAQELNAKWKLLGRKVKADVQTDPERYSLIYVPSPMIVPGGRFMEYYYWDSFWVIEGLLLCNMTATAKGMIQNFLYLVEKFGHVPNGGRVYYQRRSQPPFLTLMMEAYLKHTGDLAFLNASLGVLEEEYRFWQEQRAVNVTFAGQEYSLNHYSVPVGEPRPEAYSKDVELAQGLPEGRQQELWSELQGAAESGWDFSSRWFLPGPPPLPATLQDTQTSAVVPVDLNAILCHVEALLANFCTRLGDAAKAARFRAAHQQRVAAVRAVLWHEGTGTWLDYNLQRHQHNQAFYPSNLTPLWAECGLEGAAMEKALRYLENSPALSYSHGLPTSLARTGQQWDFPNAWAPLQHMVIAGLAKLPSSRARELAFTLAQNWVRTNLAVYETHQAMFEKYDVEGDGTPGAGGEYVVQEGFGWTNGVALQLLDLYGNRLTAAGSALPCSWAWIGAFLVLFLAQQPL encoded by the exons ATGCCTTTCCCAGCCTGGTGGGTACTTCTGGGCATCTGCATAGGTGTGCCGGGGCAGCAAGCAGTGGCAGGCAGTTTCCCACCACCTTGTGACAG CCAGATCTACTGCACTGGGGAGCTGCTGCGGCAGGTCCAGATGAAGAAGCTTTTCACTGACGACAAGCACTTTGTGGACCTGcccctgcgagccagccaag AAATGGTCCTGCAGGACTTCCAGCAACTGGTGAATGCAACGCCGGGCGGGGCTTTGtccaagcagcagctggaggagTTTGTAAAGACGCACTTCTTGCCCCATGGGCAGGAGTTTGAGCCCTGGGAGCCTTCAGACTGGACACGCAG CCCAGAGCTGCTCGGACTCATTTCCGACCAGAGGCTGCGGTCCTGGGCCCAGGAGCTGAACGCCAAGTGGAAGCTGCTGGGTAGGAAG GTCAAAGCCGATGTGCAGACCGACCCAGAGAGGTACTCCCTGATCTACGTGCCAAGCCCAATGATTGTGCCTGGGGGGCGATTCATGGAGTATTACTATTG GGATTCCTTTTGGGTCATCGAGGGTCTTCTGCTCTGCAACATGACGGCCACAGCGAAGGGCATGATCCAGAACTTCCTTTATCTGGTGGAAAA ATTTGGACACGTCCCCAACGGAGGCCGCGTCTACTACCAGCGGCGGAGCCAGCCTCCCTTCCTCACCCTCATGATGGAGGCCTACCTGAAGCACACCGGCGACCTGGCCTTCCTCAA CGCCAGCCTGGGTGTGCTGGAGGAGGAGTACCGCTTCTGGCAGGAGCAGCGGGCTGTCAACGTGACCTTTGCTGGCCAGGAGTACTCCTTGAACCACTACAGCGTGCCAGTGGGGGAGCCCAG gccagAGGCCTACAGCAAGGACGTGGAGCTGGCCCAGGGCCTGCCGGAAG gcaggcagcaggagctGTGGTCCGAGCTGCAGGGCGCGGCCGAGTCGGGCTGGGACTTTTCTTCACGCTGGTTCCTGCCggggccccctcccctgccagccACACTGCAGGACACGCAGACCAGTGCTGTCGTGCCCGTTGACCTCAATGCCATCCTGTGCCACGTGGAAGCACTTCTGGCCAACTTCTGCACCCGGCTGG GAGATGCTGCAAAAGCTGCCCGGTTCCGGGCTGCTCACCAGCAGCGGGTGGCTGCTGTGAGGGCCGTCCTGTGGCACGAGGGCACCGGCACCTGGCTGGACTACAACCTGCAGCGCCACCAGCATAACCAGGCCTTCTACCCATCCAACTTAACCCCGCTGTGGGCCGAGTGTGGCTTGGAGGGTGCCgccatggaaaaggccctgcGCTACCTGGAG aACAGCCCAGCACTGTCCTATTCCCACGGGCTGCCCACCTCTCTGGCTCGCACGGGGCAGCAGTGGGACTTCCCAAATGCATGGGCCCCACTCCAGCACATGGTGATTGCAG GTCTGGCCAAGTTGCCATCCTCCCGGGCCCGAGAGCTGGCCTTCACCTTGGCTCAGAACTGGGTGAGAACCAACCTGGCTGTCTATGAGACGCACCAGGCCATGTTTGAGAAG TACGATGTCGAAGGTGACGGGACCCCAGGTGCCGGTGGGGAATATGTTGTTCAG GAGGGCTTTGGCTGGACAAACGGCGTGGCTTTGCAGCTCCTGGATCTCTACGGCAACCGCCTCACTGCAGCGGGCTCTGCCCTGCCTTGCTCCTGGGCCTGGATCGGGGCCTTCCTTGTACTGTTCCTCGCACAGCAGCCTTTGTGA